The following are encoded in a window of Drosophila simulans strain w501 chromosome 3L, Prin_Dsim_3.1, whole genome shotgun sequence genomic DNA:
- the LOC27206292 gene encoding V-type proton ATPase 16 kDa proteolipid subunit, with amino-acid sequence MVTAALSEEPTYAYFLGCTGAAVAIIFTTLGASYGTAVSGVGIAKMAVNRPDMIMKAIIPVVMAGIIAIYGLVVSVLIAGSIGDEYTMEDSYVHLGAGLSVGLPGLTAGVAIGIAGDAGVRGTAEQPRLFVGMVLILIFAEVLALYGLIVAIYLYTKL; translated from the coding sequence ATGGTTACTGCCGCTTTAAGTGAAGAGCCCACGTACGCCTACTTCTTGGGATGCACGGGCGCTGCAGTTGCGATTATATTCACGACCTTGGGAGCGTCTTACGGAACAGCAGTTTCCGGTGTCGGAATCGCCAAGATGGCGGTCAACCGACCGGATATGATCATGAAGGCCATCATTCCGGTCGTCATGGCGGGAATTATTGCGATCTACGGATTGGTGGTATCCGTTCTGATAGCCGGATCGATTGGCGACGAATATACGATGGAAGACAGTTATGTGCATCTGGGCGCCGGTCTGTCCGTCGGACTACCAGGACTCACCGCAGGAGTAGCCATTGGAATCGCAGGCGATGCAGGAGTCCGGGGAACCGCCGAACAGCCACGCCTCTTTGTGGGCATGGTCCTGATCCTGATCTTCGCCGAGGTTCTGGCTCTATACGGCCTCATTGTGGCCATCTATTTGTACACTAAACTATAA